Within the Erigeron canadensis isolate Cc75 chromosome 6, C_canadensis_v1, whole genome shotgun sequence genome, the region attttttttttatttttttttttttttttgcatttacATGATTTTCATGCTGAAACTTGCCACCACGGGGCATGTTGTGTACATGGGTCATCCTCTATAGTGTTGCATTCTTTTCTGAGATTAAATTATTCACATGTTCTTTTATATTGTAGTACTTGGGAGGGAGTTGGTATTTAGAGACAAAATATGTTACATAGAGGTGGGAAAATGAGATGGTTGGGTCAAAAACATGTAATCTTACGGACAGTGGCAGAACTAGAATGCTCTTTTTTAGGCAAAACCATggcatatatatacactaatataATCTTCATGTTGGCTCATGTTGTGTATGTATTGAACTTGAGTACACTTAGTAGGTGATTTTATAAGCTTAAACATGCCTtcttcaataatatatatttaggttAATTAAGTTTAGTGTTACGAACTTAGCCAGATTTAAATGGTTGAACCTGACACCACTAGAACGCTCTTCTAATTATCAGACTTTACCAGTTAGGCTACACTTACGTTTGCATAATTTTTCTTGAATACCTGTATATATCTGGTAATTGATCATATAACTTAGTTAGCAGTTAAGATGATGGATGCTCTATAAATACAATCTGGGTAATCCTCAGATAGTCCGACCTGTTTTCTTGTTTTAGATCAGATCACCCAACTGCCCGTAGGCTCAAGCATAACACAAATTGATGCATAAGCAAGTAACAATCAGACAATATTCTCAGCCATGGGTTTTAGCACCATCCATCTTCTCACTTGAAAATCTTTATATGATCTTGCAAATTTCATTTGCAGTTATATGACGTGGTGCGAAAAGAGATATGGTATCGACCAGATATGTTCTTTTACAGGGACATGCTTATGATGCTAGCAAGAAATAAAAAAGTGGATGAGGTGAAGCAGGTTTGGGaagatttgaagagagaagaGGTACATTTTGATCAGCATACATTTGGGGACATCGTGAGGGCCTTTTTGGATAGTGGATTGCCATCAGAAGCAATGGTGATATATGATGAAATGAGACGGGCCCCTGACCCTCCATTATCATTGCCTTATCGAGTGATCTTAAAGGGGCTGTTACCATATCCGGAATTGAGGGAGAAagtgaaaaatgattttttgaaaCTATTCCCCGACATGATCATTTATGATCCTCCTGAAGACTTATTTGAAGACTATTCGTCTAGCAATGGGTTTGAAAGCAACTAAAGTATTGAACTCATAAGATACACACATCCCTTAGGATTTGAGGTATGATTCCAGTTAATAACTCTTTTTTTCCTGAAAGATATTTCAATTAATAACCGAGACTTAGATTCGATGACTCTTGAAGAATTCGATTGTCAAGAATCACAACAAATACAATTGGAGAAGCATTAGTAATGTAGATGTGGTGTTTTCGTGCCACCTGCTTTTGAACGGTTTATATGTTTTATCACTAACGTGTCTAATGGAAATTTAATGGGGTGGAAGTTGATAGTCGACCTACTTGTCTGTTAAATGTATagatctttgtttttttttaattcacaaAAAAGCTACtgtttaatgaaataattatgATATCTCGTAATATGTTCAACATGCtaattatttgtttaataaatgaGTTCAAAGTCAGAATAATGGCTCGGTTTACCCAACATTATCCAAACCAATTTTCACTGTAGCCCAAACCATTTAGAATTGTGCAGTTGCCTACCTGACCTGGATGGTAAAAACAATCTCAGTTATTCTATCCCTTTTGCTTTTGGAACAGATTTTGTCAACAAACTGGACATGTAAAGCATATAGCTAGGCGGGATATAATTCAAAGGTTGAGATCTTTTAACATGACTTGTCATGTTAgggaacttgagggaatcctctcCCTAGCTAGGCTCAAGGGTCTTTGACATCCTAAAATAGGAATTGTTGGCCATCCATCAAAGTCACACTATGTGAAGCCATATTGAATTCCAGTTTGGTAGTGAAGaatttaatgattattatgaattTGATTA harbors:
- the LOC122605318 gene encoding pentatricopeptide repeat-containing protein At1g62350, which gives rise to MRRASISNLLKTLLLISPNHQPPSFSTISSSSSSSPSLSIWRRKKEIGKEGLIIAKQLKRLQSSPLRLDRYIDSHVSRLLKSDLVSVLFEFQRQNLVFLSMKLYDVVRKEIWYRPDMFFYRDMLMMLARNKKVDEVKQVWEDLKREEVHFDQHTFGDIVRAFLDSGLPSEAMVIYDEMRRAPDPPLSLPYRVILKGLLPYPELREKVKNDFLKLFPDMIIYDPPEDLFEDYSSSNGFESN